In a genomic window of Zingiber officinale cultivar Zhangliang chromosome 9B, Zo_v1.1, whole genome shotgun sequence:
- the LOC122022607 gene encoding ribose-phosphate pyrophosphokinase 1-like — protein MVTMASVAFSGSASASANLVSRNSEGFSIVPRRLRCSLPYTRSAVRCRLVDPLTSNNGTPTGFPFASNRTLPGNLMELSLRDDRSKFDTSLRIFSGTANPSLSQEIAGYLGLELGKINIKRFADGEIYVQLQESVRGCDVYLIQPTCPPANENLMELLIMIDACRRASAKTITAVIPYFGYARADRKTQGRESIAAKLVANLITEAGANRVISCDLHSGQSMGYFDIPVDHVYGQPVILDYLASKTISSNDLVVVSPDVGGVARARAFAKKLSDAPLAIVDKRRHGHNIAEVMNLIGDVKGKVAVMVDDMIDTAGTIEKGAALLHQEGAREVYACSTHAVFSPPAIERLSSGLFQEVIVTNTIPASEQSFPQLTVLSVANLLGETIWRVHDDCSVSSIFL, from the exons ATGGTTACGATGGCTTCCGTTGCGTTCTCCGGTTCTGCTTCCGCTTCCGCCAATCTGGTTTCTCGAAATTCTGAGGGCTTTTCGATCGTTCCCCGTCGCTTGCGATGCAGCCTTCCGTACACTCGTTCCGCTGTG AGGTGCAGATTGGTTGACCCACTGACATCGAACAATGGCACGCCGACAGGCTTTCCATTCGCCAGCAACCGGACGTTGCCCGGAAATTTAATGGAACTGAGCTTGCGGGACGACAGATCAAAGTTCGATACAAGCCTGCGTATCTTCTCAGGAACTGCCAATCCCTCACTTTCTCAG GAAATTGCTGGCTATTTAGGTCTGGAACTTGGAAAGATAAATATAAAGCGATTTGCAGATGGTGAAATTTATGTTCAGTTACAAGAGAGTGTTAGGGGATGTGATGTATATCTTATTCAACCAACCTGCCCACCGGCAAATGAAAATCTCATGGAGCTTTTGATAATGATTGATGCTTGCCGTAGGGCGTCTGCTAAAACCATCACTGCAGTAATTCCTTATTTTGGTTATGCTAGAGCagatagaaag ACTCAAGGTCGTGAATCTATTGCTGCGAAGCTTGTTGCTAACTTGATCACGGAAGCTGGTGCAAATAGAGTGATTTCTTGTGATTTGCATTCTGGACAGTCCATGGGATATTTTGATATTCCAGTTGATCATGTGTATGGTCAG CCAGTGATACTTGATTACCTAGCAAGTAAAACTATTTCTTCAAATGATTTGGTCGTGGTCTCACCAGATGTTGGAGGCGTGGCAAGAGCACGTGCTTTTGCGAAAAAGTTATCCGATGCACCTCTAGCAATTGTTGATAAAAGACGCCATGGCCATAACATTGCAGAG GTAATGAACCTGATTGGTGATGTTAAAGGAAAAGTAGCCGTCATGGTGGACGATATGATAGATACTGCTG GTACTATAGAAAAAGGTGCAGCTCTTTTACATCAAGAAGGAGCAAGAGAGGTTTATGCATGCAGCACACACGCTGTCTTTAG CCCTCCTGCAATCGAGAGGCTATCGAGTGGCTTGTTCCAGGAAGTCATTGTTACCAACACTATCCCTGCATCGGAACAAAGTTTTCCTCAGCTGACTGTTCTTTCCGTGGCAAATCTCCTAGGCGAGACAATTTGGCGGGTTCATGATGATTGCTCAGTAAGTAGCATTTTTCTATGA
- the LOC122023668 gene encoding glycosyltransferase BC10-like — protein MLIAEAWLPDSSDRNIMPTPRHRAPSRRPHWIISLLLFVCIAVIALYVYPPQRYSACYFLSSKVCGPFTEWLPPVRRARFYTDDELFARVVISDILSVHVESKNPKIAFMFLTPGSLPFEKLWERFFLGHEDRFSIYVHASREQPAHVSPLFIDKEIHSEKVAWGKISMVDAEKRLLANALQDKDNQHFVLLSESCVPLHNFDYVYNYLLGTNVSFVDCFEDPGPHGTGRYSEHMLPVIEKEDFRKGAQWFSVKRQHAVLILADNVYYTKFKLYCRPGMEGRNCYSDEHYLPTFFSMVDPTGIANWSVTHVDWSEGKWHPKAYRARDVTFEIFKSISSIDESIHVTSDSKKLIQRRPCLWNGMKRPCYLFARKFYPESLDNLLHLFSNYTIV, from the exons ATGCTGATTGCAGAGGCATGGTTACCAGACAGTAGTGACCGAAATATCATGCCTACTCCACGCCATAGAGCCCCATCAAGAAGGCCACATTGGATCATCAGCTTATTGCTGTTTGTATGCATTGCTGTAATTGCTCTATATGTTTATCCTCCCCAACGATATTCAGCATGCTACTTCTTGTCTTCCAAAGTCTGTGGTCCATTTACAGAGTGGCTTCCACCTGTGAGACGTGCTAGGTTTTATACAGATGATGAGCTCTTTGCACGTGTTGTTATCAGTGACATTTTGTCGGTGCACGTTGAGTCAAAGAATCCTAAAATTGCTTTCATGTTCCTAACCCCAGGTTCACTGCCCTTTGAGAAGCTTTGGGAGAGGTTTTTCCTG GGCCATGAagatagattttctatttatgtgCATGCATCAAGGGAACAACCAGCACATGTGAGTCCTTTATTCATTGACAAGGAAATTCATAGCGAAAAG GTGGCGTGGGGAAAAATTTCCATGGTTGATGCAGAAAAGAGATTATTGGCAaatgcactccaagataaagataatCAACATTTCGTGTTGCTCTCAGAGAG TTGTGTACCACTACACAATTTTGACTATGTGTACAATTATCTGTTGGGAACGAATGTCAGCTTTGTTGACTG TTTTGAGGATCCTGGTCCTCATGGAACAGGCCGATATTCTGAACATATGTTGCCTGtgattgaaaaggaagattttaggAAAGGTGCACAG TGGTTCTCAGTCAAGCGGCAACATGCGGTGCTAATTCTGGCTGACAATGTCTACTATACCAAATTCAAGCTTTACTGCAGG CCTGGGATGGAAGGACGCAATTGCTATTCTGATGAACATTATCTACCAACTTTTTTCAGT ATGGTCGATCCTACTGGAATAGCCAATTGGTCTGTCACCCATGTCGATTGGTCTGAAGGAAAATGGCATCCAAAAGCTTATAGGGCTCGAGATGTAACTTTTGAAATCTTCAAgagcatttca TCGATCGATGAGAGCATTCATGTTACAAGTGATTCAAAG AAACTGATACAGCGCAGACCTTGTCTATGGAATGGAATGAAGAGACCATGCTACTTATTTGCTAGAAAATTTTATCCAGAATCTCTTGATAATTTGTTGCATTTATTCTCCAACTACACCATCGTATAA
- the LOC122025574 gene encoding probable inactive purple acid phosphatase 28 isoform X2, with protein sequence MRRRPWRRSFFSHLVLILFFLPLVLFLCLSLLWVAFLGADAVPRVKRSAELPLRFRSDGSFKILQVADMHYGNGLVTRCRDVLPSESSRCTDVNSTVFLKRMIEAERPDLIAFTGDNIFGASATDAAESLFKVFRPAMESRIPWAAILGNHDQESTMPRVELMSFISLMDYSVAQVNPSGFLVDGYGNYDINVHGAWDSGLANTSVLNLYFLDSGDRAMVGGRRTYGWIKDSQLTWLRAVSEDLQSRYPAPSLSFFHIPIPEVRELWFKGFVGQFQEAIACSSVNSGVLQTLVSMGDVKAVFIGHDHLNDFCGNLDGIWFCYGGGFGYHGYGKPSWRRRARVVLAQLGKGKGTWMGVEVIKTWKRLDDDKLTKIDEQVLWRRDPWEDQ encoded by the exons ATGCGCCGGCGTCCATGGCGTCGATCCTTCTTTTCGCATCTCGTACTCATCCTTTTCTTCCTCCCCCTCGTTCTCTTCCTCTGCCTCTCCCTTCTGTGGGTCGCATTTTTGGGCGCTGACGCCGTACCGAGGGTGAAGAGATCAGCTGAGCTCCCACTTCGATTCCGATCCGATGGCAGCTTCAAGATCCTTCAG GTGGCTGATATGCATTATGGGAACGGGCTGGTGACCCGGTGTCGAGACGTATTGCCGTCGGAGTCCTCCCGATGCACCGATGTCAACTCGACGGTGTTCCTAAAGAGGATGATCGAAGCGGAGAGGCCCGATCTGATTGCATTCACAG GGGATAACATATTTGGCGCCAGCGCTACGGATGCTGCAGAATCCCTTTTCAAAGTCTTTAGACCTGCCATGGAATCCAGGATTCCCTGGGCAGCAATCTTGGGCAATCATGATCAGGAGTCAACCATGCCAAGAGTGGAGTTGATGTCATTTATCTCACTTATGGATTATTCAGTGGCCCAAGTAAATCCATCAGGTTTTTTGGTAGATGGATATGGGAATTACGACATCAATGTGCATGGAGCATGGGATTCTGGACTGGCTAATACCAGCGTTCTCAATCTCTACTTCCTTGACAGTGGTGATCGTGCTATGGTCGGTGGACGGAGAACTTATGGATGGATAAAGGATTCTCAATTGACTTGGCTTCGAGCTGTTTCTGAAGATCTACAG AGCAGGTACCCAGCTCCTTCGCTATCATTCTTCCACATTCCAATTCCAGAGGTTCGAGAGCTGTGGTTTAAGGGTTTCGTAGGCCAGTTCCAAGAGGCAATTGCTTGTTCTTCTGTCAACTCTGGGGTCCTTCAGACCCTTGTCTCCATGGGAGATGTAAAGGCAGTATTCATTGGCCATGACCATCTGAATGATTTCTGTGGAAACTTAGATGGTATATGGTTCTGCTATGGCGGTGGCTTCGGTTATCATGGGTATGGAAAACCCAGTTGGCGAAGGCGAGCAAGGGTAGTTTTGGCTCAACTTGGAAAAGGGAAAGGGACATGGATGGGCGTTGAGGTGATCAAGACCTGGAAGCGGTTGGATGATGATAAGCTGACTAAGATCGATGAGCAGGTGCTTTGGAGACGAGATCCATGGGAGGACCAATGA
- the LOC122025574 gene encoding probable inactive purple acid phosphatase 28 isoform X1 gives MRRRPWRRSFFSHLVLILFFLPLVLFLCLSLLWVAFLGADAVPRVKRSAELPLRFRSDGSFKILQVADMHYGNGLVTRCRDVLPSESSRCTDVNSTVFLKRMIEAERPDLIAFTGDNIFGASATDAAESLFKVFRPAMESRIPWAAILGNHDQESTMPRVELMSFISLMDYSVAQVNPSGFLVDGYGNYDINVHGAWDSGLANTSVLNLYFLDSGDRAMVGGRRTYGWIKDSQLTWLRAVSEDLQRSSNLQQSRYPAPSLSFFHIPIPEVRELWFKGFVGQFQEAIACSSVNSGVLQTLVSMGDVKAVFIGHDHLNDFCGNLDGIWFCYGGGFGYHGYGKPSWRRRARVVLAQLGKGKGTWMGVEVIKTWKRLDDDKLTKIDEQVLWRRDPWEDQ, from the exons ATGCGCCGGCGTCCATGGCGTCGATCCTTCTTTTCGCATCTCGTACTCATCCTTTTCTTCCTCCCCCTCGTTCTCTTCCTCTGCCTCTCCCTTCTGTGGGTCGCATTTTTGGGCGCTGACGCCGTACCGAGGGTGAAGAGATCAGCTGAGCTCCCACTTCGATTCCGATCCGATGGCAGCTTCAAGATCCTTCAG GTGGCTGATATGCATTATGGGAACGGGCTGGTGACCCGGTGTCGAGACGTATTGCCGTCGGAGTCCTCCCGATGCACCGATGTCAACTCGACGGTGTTCCTAAAGAGGATGATCGAAGCGGAGAGGCCCGATCTGATTGCATTCACAG GGGATAACATATTTGGCGCCAGCGCTACGGATGCTGCAGAATCCCTTTTCAAAGTCTTTAGACCTGCCATGGAATCCAGGATTCCCTGGGCAGCAATCTTGGGCAATCATGATCAGGAGTCAACCATGCCAAGAGTGGAGTTGATGTCATTTATCTCACTTATGGATTATTCAGTGGCCCAAGTAAATCCATCAGGTTTTTTGGTAGATGGATATGGGAATTACGACATCAATGTGCATGGAGCATGGGATTCTGGACTGGCTAATACCAGCGTTCTCAATCTCTACTTCCTTGACAGTGGTGATCGTGCTATGGTCGGTGGACGGAGAACTTATGGATGGATAAAGGATTCTCAATTGACTTGGCTTCGAGCTGTTTCTGAAGATCTACAG AGATCATCAAATCTACAACAGAGCAGGTACCCAGCTCCTTCGCTATCATTCTTCCACATTCCAATTCCAGAGGTTCGAGAGCTGTGGTTTAAGGGTTTCGTAGGCCAGTTCCAAGAGGCAATTGCTTGTTCTTCTGTCAACTCTGGGGTCCTTCAGACCCTTGTCTCCATGGGAGATGTAAAGGCAGTATTCATTGGCCATGACCATCTGAATGATTTCTGTGGAAACTTAGATGGTATATGGTTCTGCTATGGCGGTGGCTTCGGTTATCATGGGTATGGAAAACCCAGTTGGCGAAGGCGAGCAAGGGTAGTTTTGGCTCAACTTGGAAAAGGGAAAGGGACATGGATGGGCGTTGAGGTGATCAAGACCTGGAAGCGGTTGGATGATGATAAGCTGACTAAGATCGATGAGCAGGTGCTTTGGAGACGAGATCCATGGGAGGACCAATGA
- the LOC122025573 gene encoding protein TIC 55, chloroplastic-like: MALLGFASVCLLSFHKSLECSSARLPSMSRRELVIERTSRRSGRCRAAVAAEDVGREEVLVPAEAEVEEDVAEYDWREEWYPLYLTEQVPNDAPLGLSVFDKQLVLFRDGDGVLRCFEDRCPHRLAKLSEGQLVDGRLECLYHGWQFAGEGRCVKIPQLPESAKIPRAACVRSYEVRDSQGVVWVWMSDKTPPVNLKLPWFEHYDRPGFQAISSVHELPYDHSILLENLMDPAHVPISHDRTDWSARREEAQPLEFEVTERTARGFAGRWGRPRTRPGQWSFLRFQAPCVLSNDVEQIDKKGEKQYLSALFLCRPTGQGKSMLIARFGASARPGFFKLIPDWFIHQNQCSVFEQDMGFLSSQNEVLVKERRPTRDLYLNLRSSDTWVAEYRKWMDRAGHGMPYHFGHATISPPKEPAVVEQAPVGVVAGMSATFPAKGGVGERHAPNPANRYYRHVVHCKQCRNDLKAFRGWNKALLAAAAAAVGAAILAAGLRAKALLLAAAALFVAGSFACSAAIDLITTNFIRSHRKL, from the exons ATGGCTCTCTTGGGCTTCGCCTCCGTCTGCCTTCTCTCCTTTCACAAATCCCTCGAATGTTCCTCCGCTCGCCTTCCTTCGATGTCGAGAAGGGAGCTTGTGATCGAGAGGACGAGTAGAAGAAGCGGAAGGTGTCGGGCGGCGGTAGCCGCGGAGGACGTCGGGAGGGAGGAGGTGCTGGTTCCGGCGGAAGCTGAGGTGGAGGAAGACGTGGCAGAGTACGATTGGAGAGAGGAATGGTACCCGCTGTACTTGACGGAGCAAGTCCCCAACGACGCGCCGCTCGGCCTCTCCGTCTTCGACAAGCAGCTCGTCCTCTTCCGCGACGGCGACGGCGTCCTCCGTTGCTTCGAGGACAGATGCCCTCACCG atTGGCGAAGCTGTCGGAGGGGCAATTGGTGGATGGACGCCTGGAGTGCCTCTACCACGGCTGGCAGTTCGCCGGCGAAGGCCGGTGCGTGAAGATCCCGCAGCTGCCGGAGTCGGCGAAGATCCCTCGCGCGGCGTGCGTGAGGTCGTACGAGGTGCGCGATTCGCAGGGGGTGGTGTGGGTTTGGATGTCGGACAAGACCCCGCCGGTGAACTTGAAACTGCCATGGTTCGAGCACTACGACCGGCCGGGATTTCAGGCCATTTCCTCCGTCCATGAGCTGCCCTACGACCACTCCATCCTTCTCGAGAACTTGATGGACCCGGCGCACGTGCCGATCTCCCACGACCGCACTGACTGGTCCGCCCGCCGTGAGGAGGCGCAGCCGCTGGAGTTCGAGGTCACCGAGCGCACCGCCCGCGGCTTCGCCGGCCGGTGGGGGCGGCCAAGGACGCGGCCCGGGCAGTGGAGCTTCCTCCGCTTTCAAGCCCCCTGCGTCCTCTCCAACGATGTAGAACAAATCGACAAGAAGGGAGAGAAGCAGTACCTGTCGGCGTTGTTCCTCTGCCGGCCGACGGGGCAGGGGAAGTCAATGCTCATTGCCCGGTTCGGCGCCAGCGCCCGGCCAGGCTTCTTCAAGCTCATCCCCGACTGGTTCATCCACCAGAACCAATGCAGCGTCTTCGAGCAGGACATGGGCTTCCTCTCGTCGCAGAACGAGGTGCTCGTGAAGGAGCGCCGCCCCACCAGAGACCTCTACCTAAACCTGAGATCGTCGGACACGTGGGTGGCGGAGTACCGAAAGTGGATGGACCGCGCCGGCCACGGCATGCCGTACCACTTCGGGCACGCGACTATCTCCCCGCCGAAGGAGCCGGCGGTGGTGGAGCAGGCGCCGGTCGGCGTGGTCGCGGGGATGTCCGCCACGTTCCCGGCCAAGGGAGGCGTTGGCGAGCGGCACGCGCCGAACCCGGCGAACCGGTACTACCGCCACGTGGTGCACTGCAAGCAGTGCAGGAATGACCTGAAGGCGTTCCGGGGGTGGAACAAGGCGCTGCTCGCGGCCGCCGCCGCGGCCGTTGGGGCGGCTATCCTAGCAGCGGGGCTGCGGGCGAAGGCGCTTCTGCTTGCGGCGGCGGCGCTGTTTGTGGCCGGATCTTTCGCTTGCTCCGCCGCGATCGATCTCATCACCACCAACTTCATTCGATCACACAGAAAATTGTGA
- the LOC122025728 gene encoding probable small nuclear ribonucleoprotein F: MATVPVNPKPFLNNLTGKPVIVKLKWGMEYKGYLVSVDSYMNLQLANTEEFIDGQFTGNLGEILIRCNNVLYLRGVPEDEEIEDAD, translated from the exons ATGGCG ACTGTGCCAGTTAACCCAAAACCTTTCTTAAACAATTTAACTGGGAAGCCTGTGATTGTAAAGTTGAAATGGGGAATGGAATACAAAG GTTATCTTGTGTCAGTAGATTCCTACATGAACTTGCAG TTGGCCAACACTGAAGAATTCATTGATGGCCAATTTACTGGAAACCTGGGGGAGATTCTCATAAG GTGCAACAATGTTTTGTATCTTCGAGGTGTGCCAGaggatgaagagattgaagacgCTGATTGA
- the LOC122022675 gene encoding putative serine/threonine-protein kinase — protein sequence MQQSSLLLFIGVAVASLLVGFALMVFCWRCRKRKGSLWKIANSTKGPIFPDSFSGNLRMVSYFSYRTLKKATKDFHPKNQLGGGGFGPVYKGVLDDGRIIAVKQLSVGKSQQGESEFLAEVRMLTSIQHKNLVCLVGCCSEGSERLLVYEYMTNGSLNKIISGKSGKCLDWKTRFEIIVGVARGLQYLHEDSNLRIVHRDIKASNILLDEKFQPKISDFGLAKFFPEDQTYLSTRFAGTLGYCAPEYALRGELSAKADIYSFGVLVLEIISCRTNTDLSLPIEMQYLPEYTWKLYERSKVREIVDPKLLDEGTVEKEVLQVCQVALLCLQLHPDLRPPMSDIVAMLTCRAQISCTPVKPTFLERKARVSIRPPSP from the exons ATGCAGCAATCATCACTTTTGCTCTTTATCGGCGTCGCGGTAGCTTCACTTCTTGTTGGTTTTGCACTCATGGTGTTTTGCTGGAGGTGCAGGAAGCGGAAGGGGTCGTTGTGGAAGATTGCCAACTCCACCAAAGGCCCCATTT TTCCTGATTCCTTCAGTGGCAATCTTCGGATGGTTTCTTACTTCAGTTATCGAACTCtgaagaaagcaacaaaggaTTTCCACCCGAAGAATCAACTAGGCGGAGGTGGATTTGGTCCAGTCTATAAG GGAGTGTTAGATGATGGAAGGATCATTGCGGTGAAGCAACTAAGTGTTGGGAAATCTCAGCAAGGTGAGTCGGAGTTCCTTGCAGAGGTCAGAATGTTGACGAGCATCCAACACAAGAATCTAGTTTGCCTCGTTGGGTGCTGCTCGGAAGGCTCAGAGCGCCTGCTCGTCTATGAGTACATGACCAATGGAAGCTTGAACAAGATCATATCTG GAAAGAGTGGGAAATGTCTAGACTGGAAGACGCGATTTGAAATCATTGTCGGAGTAGCGCGGGGATTGCAGTACCTGCATGAGGACTCCAACTTGAGGATTGTTCATAGAGATATCAAGGCCAGCAACATCCTCCTAGATGAGAAATTTCAGCCTAAGATCAGCGACTTCGGTCTGGCCAAGTTCTTCCCGGAGGATCAAACTTATCTCAGCACAAGATTTGCAGGAACTCT AGGGTATTGTGCACCTGAATATGCTCTGCGAGGTGAGCTTTCGGCAAAAGCCGACATCTACAGCTTCGGTGTTCTTGTGCTGGAGATCATCAGTTGCAGGACCAACACGGATCTTTCTCTTCCAATTGAGATGCAATACCTTCCAGAATAt ACATGGAAGCTATATGAAAGATCAAAGGTGAGGGAAATAGTGGATCCAAAATTACTAGATGAAGGAACAGTGGAGAAAGAAGTGTTGCAGGTGTGCCAAGTTGCTCTGCTGTGCCTTCAGCTACACCCAGACTTGAGGCCTCCAATGTCTGACATAGTGGCCATGCTGACTTGTAGGGCTCAGATATCTTGTACTCCTGTAAAACCAACATTTTTGGAGAGGAAGGCAAGGGTTAGCATCAGGCCTCCATCACCCTAG